A genome region from Streptomyces xanthophaeus includes the following:
- a CDS encoding M67 family metallopeptidase yields MLTLTKALYEQIVEHARKDHPDEACGVVAGPAGNDRPERFVPMLNAARSPTFYEFDSKDLLKLYRDLDDRDEEPVIVYHSHTATEAYPSRTDVTYANEPGAHYVLVSTADEDGLGEFQFRSYRIVDGVITEEEVQVVDAY; encoded by the coding sequence ATGCTGACCCTCACCAAGGCCCTGTACGAGCAGATCGTCGAGCACGCCCGCAAGGACCACCCCGACGAGGCGTGCGGTGTCGTGGCCGGCCCGGCGGGCAACGACCGCCCCGAGCGCTTCGTCCCGATGCTCAACGCGGCCCGCTCGCCCACGTTCTACGAGTTCGACTCGAAGGATCTGCTGAAGCTCTACCGCGATCTGGACGACCGCGACGAGGAGCCGGTGATCGTCTACCACTCGCACACCGCGACCGAGGCGTACCCCTCGCGCACCGACGTCACGTACGCGAACGAGCCCGGCGCGCACTACGTGCTCGTCTCGACGGCGGACGAGGACGGCCTCGGGGAGTTCCAGTTCCGCTCGTACCGGATCGTCGACGGAGTGATCACCGAGGAAGAAGTGCAGGTCGTCGACGCCTACTGA
- a CDS encoding putative leader peptide, translated as MVSHDVSIETPGRLLLVARLHVDLCRLASAICPAL; from the coding sequence ATGGTTTCCCACGACGTGAGCATCGAGACGCCCGGCAGGCTGCTGCTCGTGGCGCGGCTGCACGTCGACCTGTGCCGCCTCGCCAGCGCCATCTGTCCTGCGCTCTGA
- a CDS encoding MoaD/ThiS family protein: MAIEVRIPTILRTYTEGEKAVSGEGATLADLFADLETRHKGIEERIVDGGQLRRFVNVYLNDEDVRFLDGISTALKDGDSVTILPAVAGGSK; the protein is encoded by the coding sequence ATGGCCATCGAGGTCCGCATCCCCACCATCCTCCGCACCTACACCGAAGGCGAGAAGGCCGTCTCCGGTGAGGGCGCGACCCTCGCCGACCTCTTCGCGGACCTGGAAACCCGTCACAAGGGCATCGAGGAGCGCATCGTCGACGGCGGCCAGCTGCGCCGCTTCGTCAACGTCTACCTCAACGACGAGGACGTCCGCTTCCTCGACGGCATCTCCACCGCCCTCAAGGACGGCGACAGCGTCACCATCCTCCCGGCCGTGGCCGGCGGATCGAAGTAA
- a CDS encoding PLP-dependent cysteine synthase family protein, with product MRYDSPLAAVGNTPLVRLPRLSPSDDVRIWAKLEDRNPTGSIKDRPALHMVEQAEKDGRLHPGCTILEPTSGNTGISLAMAAKLKGYRIVCVMPENTSQERRDLLAMWGAEIISSPAAGGSNTAVRVAKELAAEHPDWVMLYQYGNPDNAGAHYATTGPEILADLPSITHFVAGLGTTGTLMGVGRYLREHVPGIKIVAAEPRYDDLVYGLRNLDEGFVPELYDASVLTTRFSVGSADAVTRTRELLQQEGIFAGVSTGAALHAAIGVGRKAVAAGESADIVFVVADGGWKYLSTGVYTAATTEEAIEVLQGQLWA from the coding sequence ATGCGCTACGACTCCCCGCTGGCCGCGGTCGGCAACACGCCGCTGGTCCGGCTGCCCCGGCTGTCGCCCTCGGACGACGTCCGCATCTGGGCGAAGCTGGAGGACCGCAACCCGACCGGCTCGATCAAGGACCGCCCCGCGCTCCACATGGTCGAGCAGGCCGAGAAGGACGGCCGGCTCCACCCCGGCTGCACCATCCTGGAGCCCACCTCGGGCAACACCGGCATCTCGCTGGCGATGGCGGCCAAGCTCAAGGGCTACCGCATCGTGTGCGTGATGCCGGAGAACACCAGCCAGGAGCGGCGTGACCTGCTGGCCATGTGGGGAGCCGAGATCATCTCGTCGCCGGCCGCCGGCGGCTCGAACACGGCCGTCCGGGTGGCCAAGGAACTGGCCGCCGAGCACCCCGACTGGGTGATGCTCTACCAGTACGGCAACCCGGACAACGCGGGCGCCCACTACGCCACCACGGGCCCGGAGATCCTCGCGGACCTCCCCTCCATCACCCACTTCGTGGCGGGCCTGGGCACCACCGGCACCCTCATGGGCGTCGGCCGCTACCTGCGCGAACACGTACCGGGCATCAAGATCGTCGCCGCCGAGCCGCGCTACGACGACCTGGTCTACGGGCTGCGCAACCTGGACGAGGGCTTCGTCCCGGAGCTCTACGACGCCTCCGTGCTCACCACCCGCTTCTCGGTGGGCTCCGCGGACGCGGTGACGCGGACGCGGGAGCTGCTGCAGCAGGAGGGGATCTTCGCGGGCGTCTCCACGGGAGCCGCCCTGCACGCGGCGATCGGCGTCGGCCGCAAGGCGGTGGCCGCGGGCGAATCGGCGGACATCGTCTTCGTCGTGGCCGACGGCGGCTGGAAGTACCTGTCGACGGGCGTCTACACGGCCGCGACCACCGAGGAAGCGATCGAGGTCCTCCAGGGCCAGCTCTGGGCGTAG
- a CDS encoding DUF488 domain-containing protein translates to MTREAVIRLRRVYDPPDPAADGVRVLVDRLWPRGLAKAVAGVDEWPKAVTPSAELRKWFHDGGSAQEFRQRYEAELAEPGAVAELGRLRSLAEAGPLTLLTAVKDPASSHAAVLAELLSD, encoded by the coding sequence GTGACGCGGGAAGCGGTGATCCGCCTGCGGCGGGTGTACGACCCGCCGGACCCGGCGGCGGACGGGGTACGGGTCCTGGTGGACCGGCTCTGGCCGCGGGGCCTGGCGAAGGCGGTGGCCGGGGTGGACGAGTGGCCGAAGGCGGTGACGCCGTCGGCGGAGCTGCGGAAGTGGTTCCACGACGGGGGTTCGGCGCAGGAGTTCCGGCAGCGGTACGAGGCGGAGCTTGCGGAGCCGGGGGCGGTGGCGGAGCTCGGCCGGCTGCGGTCGCTGGCCGAGGCGGGCCCGCTCACCCTGCTGACCGCGGTCAAGGACCCGGCGTCCAGCCACGCGGCCGTGCTCGCGGAGCTGCTGTCCGACTGA
- a CDS encoding MBL fold metallo-hydrolase has translation MKLTVVGCSGSFPSAESACSSYLVEADGFHLLLDMGNGALGDLQRHIGLYDLDAIFLSHLHADHCIDMCAYFVARYYRHEGGRCGTIPVYGPEGTERRLTTAYDDVPDERSMSEVFDFRTLKSGTFEIGPFQVRTERVSHPVEAYGIRIEHDGRSLTYSGDTGTCPELGLLADGTDLFLCESSFTHGKEDIPGLHLNGREAGEYARGGRVGRLVLTHIPPWTDPGQNIADARAVYDGPVDLAYSGAVYEV, from the coding sequence ATGAAGCTCACCGTCGTCGGCTGTTCGGGGTCGTTCCCGTCCGCGGAATCGGCCTGTTCGAGCTACCTCGTCGAGGCCGACGGCTTTCACCTGCTCCTCGACATGGGCAACGGCGCCCTCGGCGATCTCCAGCGCCACATCGGCCTCTACGACCTCGACGCGATCTTCCTGAGCCACCTGCACGCAGACCACTGCATCGACATGTGCGCGTACTTCGTCGCCCGCTACTACCGCCACGAGGGCGGCCGCTGCGGCACCATCCCCGTCTACGGACCCGAGGGCACCGAACGCCGCCTGACCACCGCCTACGACGACGTCCCCGACGAGCGCTCCATGAGCGAGGTCTTCGACTTCCGCACGCTGAAGTCCGGGACCTTCGAGATCGGCCCGTTCCAGGTCCGCACCGAGCGGGTCTCCCACCCGGTCGAGGCGTACGGCATCCGCATCGAGCACGACGGCCGCTCGCTCACGTACTCCGGGGACACCGGCACCTGCCCCGAGCTGGGCCTGCTCGCGGACGGCACCGACCTCTTCCTGTGCGAGTCCTCCTTCACGCACGGCAAGGAGGACATCCCGGGCCTCCATCTGAACGGCCGCGAGGCGGGCGAGTACGCGCGCGGCGGTCGCGTGGGCCGGCTCGTCCTCACCCACATCCCGCCGTGGACCGACCCCGGGCAGAACATCGCCGACGCCCGCGCGGTCTACGACGGCCCGGTCGACCTGGCCTACTCGGGTGCGGTCTACGAGGTCTGA
- a CDS encoding PTS transporter subunit EIIC has product MSTATDAAAPPAKKRGSGLIQGLQKVGRSLQLPIAVLPAAGILLRLGQPDVFGADGLGWGKVATVFATAGDAVFANLPLLFCIGVAIGFAKKADGSTALAALVGFLVYKNVLTAFPVTEAIVNTTENKGVDVAATYNNPGVLGGIIMGLLAAVLWQRYHRTKLVDWLGFFNGRRLVPIIMAFVGVIAGVFFGLVWEPIGDVISNFGEWMTGLGAAGAGIFGVINRALIPIGMHQFVNTVAWFQIGDFTNAAGEVVHGDLNRFFAGDPDAGLFMTGFFPIMMFGLPAAALAIAHTARPERRKAVTGMMVSLALTSFVTGVTEPIEFSFMFIAPVLYAIHAVLTALSMAITWALGVHAGFTFSAGLIDLGLGWSKATNPWMIIPVGLVFGAVYYFGFRFAITKFNLPTPGRESDEELAEMAKADAK; this is encoded by the coding sequence ATGAGTACGGCTACTGACGCCGCTGCGCCGCCCGCCAAGAAGCGGGGATCCGGCCTGATCCAGGGTCTGCAGAAGGTCGGCCGCAGCCTCCAGCTGCCCATCGCCGTCCTGCCCGCCGCGGGCATCCTGCTGCGCCTGGGCCAGCCCGACGTCTTCGGCGCGGACGGTCTCGGCTGGGGCAAGGTCGCCACGGTGTTCGCCACCGCCGGTGACGCCGTCTTCGCCAACCTGCCGCTGCTGTTCTGCATCGGTGTCGCCATCGGCTTCGCCAAGAAGGCCGACGGCTCCACCGCCCTCGCGGCCCTCGTCGGCTTCCTCGTCTACAAGAACGTGCTCACCGCGTTCCCGGTGACCGAGGCCATCGTCAACACCACCGAGAACAAGGGTGTCGACGTCGCCGCGACGTACAACAACCCCGGCGTCCTCGGCGGCATCATCATGGGTCTGCTCGCCGCGGTCCTGTGGCAGCGCTACCACCGCACCAAGCTGGTGGACTGGCTCGGCTTCTTCAACGGCCGCCGGCTCGTCCCGATCATCATGGCCTTCGTCGGTGTCATCGCCGGTGTGTTCTTCGGCCTGGTGTGGGAGCCGATCGGCGACGTCATCTCCAACTTCGGTGAGTGGATGACCGGGCTGGGCGCCGCGGGCGCCGGCATCTTCGGTGTCATCAACCGCGCGCTGATCCCGATCGGCATGCACCAGTTCGTCAACACCGTCGCCTGGTTCCAGATCGGTGACTTCACCAACGCTGCCGGCGAGGTCGTCCACGGCGACCTGAACCGCTTCTTCGCCGGTGACCCGGACGCCGGTCTGTTCATGACGGGCTTCTTCCCGATCATGATGTTCGGCCTCCCGGCCGCCGCCCTGGCCATCGCCCACACCGCCCGCCCGGAGCGCCGCAAGGCCGTCACCGGCATGATGGTCTCGCTCGCCCTCACCTCGTTCGTCACGGGTGTCACCGAGCCCATCGAGTTCTCGTTCATGTTCATCGCGCCGGTGCTGTACGCGATCCACGCCGTCCTGACCGCGCTCTCCATGGCGATCACCTGGGCCCTCGGCGTCCACGCGGGCTTCACCTTCTCCGCCGGTCTGATCGACCTCGGTCTCGGCTGGAGCAAGGCGACCAACCCATGGATGATCATCCCGGTCGGCCTGGTCTTCGGAGCGGTCTACTACTTCGGATTCCGGTTCGCGATCACCAAGTTCAACCTCCCCACGCCGGGCCGCGAGTCCGACGAGGAACTGGCCGAGATGGCCAAGGCGGACGCCAAGTAG
- a CDS encoding PTS transporter subunit EIIC produces MSVSNSEAAPRPHWRNNLFQGLQKMGRSLQLPIAVLPAAGILLRLGQPDVFGADGLQWTDVAKVMAGAGGALLDPDLGLPLLFCIGVAIGMAKKADGSTALAATAGFLVYRGVLHSFQKACPEGTKDIGGGCLGPNDTFVAYTYQNPGVFGGIIMGLLAAYFWQRYHRVKLVDWLGFFNGRRLVPIVMSFVAIAFAALCLWVWPPVGDALESFSDWLRGLGAWGGGIFGVANRALLVIGLPQFLNVPIWFQFGSYTAPDGQTYHGDINMFLHGDPTAGLFLTGFFPIMMFALPAAALAITHCAKPQRRKEVGGLMLSVALTSFVTGITEPLEYSFLFVAPALYAVHAVLTGASMAVSWALGVKDGFSFSAGLIDYVINWHLATKPWLIVPIGLCFALVYYVVFRFAITKFDLATPGRESDEEIAAMESETTKA; encoded by the coding sequence ATGAGCGTGAGCAACTCCGAAGCAGCGCCACGGCCCCATTGGCGGAACAACCTGTTCCAGGGGCTGCAGAAGATGGGGCGCAGCCTGCAGCTCCCCATTGCCGTGCTGCCCGCGGCGGGCATCCTGCTGCGGCTCGGGCAGCCGGACGTCTTCGGTGCGGACGGCCTGCAGTGGACGGACGTCGCCAAGGTGATGGCGGGCGCGGGCGGGGCGCTGCTCGACCCCGATCTCGGCCTGCCGCTGCTGTTCTGCATCGGTGTCGCCATCGGCATGGCGAAGAAGGCGGACGGTTCGACCGCCCTCGCGGCCACGGCGGGGTTCCTCGTCTACCGGGGGGTGCTGCACTCGTTCCAGAAGGCCTGCCCGGAGGGGACCAAGGACATCGGGGGCGGCTGCCTGGGGCCGAACGACACCTTCGTGGCGTACACGTACCAGAATCCCGGGGTCTTCGGCGGCATCATCATGGGGCTGCTGGCGGCGTATTTCTGGCAGCGGTACCACCGGGTGAAGCTGGTGGACTGGCTCGGCTTCTTCAACGGCCGGCGGCTGGTCCCGATCGTCATGTCGTTCGTCGCGATCGCCTTCGCCGCGCTCTGTCTGTGGGTCTGGCCGCCGGTCGGGGACGCGCTGGAGAGCTTCTCCGACTGGCTGCGCGGGCTGGGCGCCTGGGGTGGCGGCATCTTCGGGGTCGCGAACCGCGCGCTGCTGGTGATCGGCCTGCCCCAGTTCCTGAACGTGCCGATCTGGTTCCAGTTCGGGTCGTACACGGCGCCGGACGGGCAGACGTACCACGGTGACATCAACATGTTCCTGCACGGCGATCCGACCGCGGGGCTGTTCCTGACCGGCTTCTTCCCGATCATGATGTTCGCGCTGCCGGCGGCGGCGCTGGCGATCACGCACTGCGCGAAGCCGCAGCGGCGCAAGGAGGTCGGGGGGCTGATGCTGTCGGTGGCCCTGACCTCGTTCGTCACCGGGATCACCGAACCGCTGGAGTACTCCTTCCTCTTCGTCGCGCCCGCGCTGTACGCGGTGCATGCGGTGCTGACGGGTGCGTCCATGGCGGTGTCGTGGGCACTGGGGGTCAAGGACGGCTTCAGCTTCTCGGCGGGCCTGATCGACTACGTCATCAACTGGCACCTGGCGACGAAGCCCTGGCTGATCGTTCCGATCGGCCTGTGCTTCGCGCTCGTCTATTACGTGGTGTTCCGTTTCGCGATCACGAAGTTCGACCTCGCGACGCCCGGCCGGGAGTCGGACGAGGAGATCGCGGCGATGGAGTCGGAGACCACGAAGGCCTGA
- the rph gene encoding ribonuclease PH: MSRIDGRTPEQLRPVTIERGWSKHAEGSVLVSFGDTKVFCTASFTEGVPRWRKGSGEGWVTSEYSMLPRSTNTRGDRESVRGKIGGRTHEISRLIGRSLRAVIDYKALGENTIVLDCDVLQADGGTRTAAITGAYVALADAVAWGQKKKFIKAGRKPLTGTVAAVSVGIVDGVPLLDLCYEEDVRAETDMNVVCTGDGRFVEVQGTAEGEPFDRKELNALLDLAAGGCADLEAIQLGALEL, from the coding sequence ATGTCTCGCATCGACGGCCGTACGCCCGAACAGCTCCGCCCGGTCACCATCGAACGCGGATGGAGCAAGCACGCCGAGGGCTCCGTCCTCGTCTCCTTCGGAGACACCAAGGTCTTCTGCACCGCCTCCTTCACCGAAGGCGTCCCGCGCTGGCGCAAGGGCAGCGGCGAAGGCTGGGTCACCTCCGAATACTCGATGCTGCCCCGCTCCACCAACACCCGCGGCGACCGCGAATCCGTCCGCGGCAAGATCGGCGGCCGCACCCACGAGATCTCCCGCCTGATCGGCCGCTCCCTGCGCGCCGTCATCGACTACAAGGCCCTCGGCGAGAACACCATCGTCCTGGACTGCGACGTCCTCCAGGCCGACGGCGGCACCCGCACCGCCGCCATCACCGGCGCCTACGTCGCCCTCGCCGACGCCGTCGCCTGGGGCCAGAAGAAGAAGTTCATCAAGGCCGGCCGCAAGCCGCTCACCGGCACCGTCGCCGCCGTCAGCGTCGGCATCGTCGACGGCGTCCCGCTCCTCGACCTCTGCTACGAGGAGGACGTGCGCGCCGAGACCGACATGAACGTGGTCTGCACCGGCGACGGCCGCTTCGTCGAGGTCCAGGGCACCGCCGAGGGCGAGCCCTTCGACCGCAAGGAGCTCAACGCCCTCCTCGACCTCGCCGCCGGCGGCTGCGCGGACCTCGAAGCCATCCAGCTGGGCGCGCTCGAACTGTAA
- the rdgB gene encoding RdgB/HAM1 family non-canonical purine NTP pyrophosphatase, producing the protein MTSTPSRLILATRNAGKVSELRAILSDAGLPHELVGADAYPEIPDVKETGVTFAENALLKAHALARATGLPAVADDSGLCVDVLHGAPGIFSARWAGTHGDDKANLDLLLAQLGDIADENRGAHFACAAALALPDGTERVVEGRLVGTLRHTPSGTGGFGYDPILQPQGDTRTCAELTPAEKNAISHRGQAFRALVPFVRALLG; encoded by the coding sequence ATGACCTCGACGCCCAGCCGCCTCATCCTGGCCACCCGCAACGCGGGCAAAGTCTCCGAACTCCGCGCGATCCTGTCCGACGCCGGCCTGCCGCACGAGCTGGTCGGCGCGGACGCGTACCCCGAGATCCCGGACGTCAAGGAAACCGGCGTCACCTTCGCCGAGAACGCCCTCCTCAAGGCCCACGCCCTGGCCCGCGCCACCGGTCTCCCGGCGGTCGCCGACGACTCCGGCCTCTGCGTGGACGTCCTGCACGGCGCCCCCGGCATCTTCTCGGCCCGCTGGGCCGGCACCCACGGCGACGACAAGGCCAACCTGGACCTGCTGCTGGCCCAGCTCGGCGACATCGCCGACGAGAACCGCGGGGCCCACTTCGCGTGCGCGGCGGCCCTGGCCCTCCCGGACGGCACCGAACGCGTCGTCGAGGGCCGCCTCGTCGGCACCCTCCGCCACACCCCGTCCGGCACCGGCGGCTTCGGCTACGACCCGATCCTCCAGCCGCAGGGCGACACCCGCACGTGCGCGGAACTGACCCCGGCGGAGAAGAACGCCATCTCCCACCGCGGCCAGGCCTTCCGCGCCCTGGTCCCCTTCGTCCGAGCCCTCCTGGGCTGA
- a CDS encoding HNH endonuclease signature motif containing protein: protein MAQVPDEAIAAAAATSTTLREVAVKLGAPPATGTLSHIVRRMAVAGIDISHFRGMQRSGMELPFTAEELAGAAASAGSVRGTARALGVPDDSRSRAALGRMLKSHGIDTAHFRNARILVPEDALRAAVPAALSYADLMRALGLHVNDVNHRRVRRLVTRLGLDVSHFKRRTWATTQAVRPRKDPADTVLTKLPEGAARVHRPRLHRALQEIGVPYACEECGNTGKWRGRPITLQIDHVNGDWRDNHRENLRCLCPNCHSLTDTWCRNRRTKTADRTVD from the coding sequence TTGGCGCAAGTACCCGACGAGGCCATCGCCGCCGCAGCTGCGACGTCCACCACCCTGCGCGAAGTCGCGGTAAAGCTCGGCGCGCCGCCCGCCACCGGAACCCTGTCGCACATCGTCCGCCGCATGGCCGTCGCCGGCATCGACATCAGCCATTTCCGCGGCATGCAACGGAGCGGCATGGAACTTCCGTTCACCGCGGAGGAGCTTGCGGGAGCCGCAGCGTCCGCCGGCAGTGTGCGCGGCACGGCTCGCGCCTTGGGCGTGCCTGACGACAGCCGCTCCCGTGCCGCCCTCGGAAGGATGCTGAAGTCGCACGGCATAGACACCGCCCATTTCCGGAACGCGCGAATCCTTGTCCCTGAGGACGCGCTGCGTGCGGCAGTTCCGGCAGCACTGAGCTACGCGGATCTCATGCGCGCCCTCGGTCTACACGTCAATGACGTGAACCACCGACGCGTTCGGCGGCTGGTCACCCGGCTCGGACTCGACGTCAGCCACTTCAAGAGGCGCACCTGGGCAACCACTCAGGCGGTACGCCCGCGGAAGGACCCCGCCGACACCGTCCTGACCAAGCTTCCCGAGGGGGCGGCGCGCGTTCACCGCCCCCGTCTTCATCGGGCACTGCAGGAGATCGGCGTTCCGTATGCCTGCGAAGAGTGCGGCAACACCGGGAAGTGGCGCGGGCGGCCGATCACCCTCCAGATCGATCACGTCAACGGGGACTGGCGCGACAACCATCGCGAGAACCTCCGGTGCCTGTGCCCCAACTGCCACTCACTGACCGACACGTGGTGCCGGAACCGCCGCACCAAGACCGCGGACCGCACCGTAGACTGA
- the bcp gene encoding thioredoxin-dependent thiol peroxidase, producing the protein MSERLQPGDTAPAFTLPDADGNEVSLADHKGRKVIVYFYPSALTPGCTKQACDFTDNLSFLTGHGYDVIGVSPDKPEKLAKFREKEDLKVTLVSDPEKETLTAYGAYGEKKLYGKTVTGVIRSTVVVDEAGKVEHAFYNVKATGHVAKIIKDLGL; encoded by the coding sequence ATGAGCGAGCGACTCCAGCCGGGCGACACCGCCCCCGCCTTCACCCTGCCCGACGCGGACGGCAACGAGGTCTCGCTCGCCGACCACAAGGGCCGCAAGGTGATCGTCTATTTCTACCCGTCCGCGCTGACCCCGGGCTGCACGAAGCAGGCCTGCGACTTCACGGACAACCTCTCCTTCCTGACGGGACACGGCTACGACGTCATCGGCGTGTCCCCGGACAAGCCGGAGAAGCTGGCGAAGTTCCGCGAGAAGGAGGACCTGAAGGTCACCCTGGTCAGCGACCCGGAGAAGGAGACGCTGACGGCGTACGGCGCATACGGCGAGAAGAAGCTGTACGGCAAGACGGTCACCGGGGTCATCCGCTCCACGGTGGTCGTCGACGAGGCGGGCAAGGTCGAGCACGCCTTCTACAACGTCAAGGCCACGGGCCACGTAGCCAAGATCATCAAAGACCTGGGCCTCTGA
- a CDS encoding DUF3618 domain-containing protein: MPEARTPAQIEADIVRRREQLAETLDEIGVRMHPKTIIGDAKARVASTVDQTAGRAFATVNRIVTDLRDGLRHDDGAPRVDRIVPVALVAVSLVGLLVVSARRKRG; the protein is encoded by the coding sequence GTGCCGGAAGCCAGGACCCCCGCACAGATCGAGGCGGACATCGTCCGCCGCCGTGAGCAGCTCGCCGAGACGCTCGACGAGATCGGCGTGCGCATGCACCCGAAGACGATCATCGGGGACGCGAAGGCACGGGTCGCCTCGACCGTCGACCAGACCGCCGGGCGGGCTTTCGCCACGGTGAACCGGATCGTGACGGATCTGCGGGACGGGCTGCGCCACGACGACGGGGCTCCGCGTGTCGACCGGATCGTGCCCGTCGCGCTGGTCGCGGTGAGCCTGGTCGGGCTGCTCGTGGTGTCGGCGCGCCGCAAGCGCGGATGA
- a CDS encoding GroES family chaperonin: MSENTTHDKLPIRMLHDRVLVKSDLPEGERRSGGGILIPATAAVGKRLAWAEVVAVGQNVRTVEPGDRVLYDPEDRAEVEVRGATYVLMRERDLHAVAAERLEGSEDSTGLYL, encoded by the coding sequence GTGAGCGAGAACACCACCCACGACAAGCTGCCCATTCGCATGCTGCATGACCGCGTGCTCGTGAAGTCCGATCTGCCGGAGGGCGAGCGCCGCTCGGGCGGCGGCATCCTGATTCCCGCGACGGCCGCGGTGGGCAAGCGGCTGGCCTGGGCCGAGGTGGTCGCGGTCGGGCAGAACGTCCGTACGGTCGAGCCCGGTGACCGGGTGCTGTACGACCCCGAGGACCGTGCCGAGGTCGAGGTGCGGGGTGCGACGTACGTGCTGATGCGCGAGCGGGACCTGCACGCCGTGGCCGCGGAGCGGCTGGAGGGGTCGGAGGACTCCACCGGGCTGTACCTGTAG
- a CDS encoding DMT family transporter has product MAWVLLLVAGLLEVGWSIGMKFTEGFTRLWPSVFTGAGIVASMVLLSYAAKTLPIGTAYGVWVGIGAAGAAVLGMAVLGEPVTAARIFFICLLLVAVVGLKATSGH; this is encoded by the coding sequence ATGGCATGGGTTCTTCTTCTCGTCGCCGGTCTGCTCGAAGTCGGCTGGTCGATCGGCATGAAGTTCACCGAAGGTTTCACCCGGCTGTGGCCCAGTGTGTTCACGGGTGCCGGGATCGTCGCGAGCATGGTGCTGCTGTCGTACGCCGCGAAGACCCTGCCCATCGGTACGGCGTACGGGGTGTGGGTGGGCATCGGCGCGGCCGGCGCGGCCGTGCTCGGTATGGCGGTGCTGGGTGAGCCCGTCACCGCCGCCCGGATCTTCTTCATCTGTCTGCTGCTGGTCGCCGTGGTG